A DNA window from Vigna angularis cultivar LongXiaoDou No.4 chromosome 1, ASM1680809v1, whole genome shotgun sequence contains the following coding sequences:
- the LOC108319352 gene encoding uncharacterized protein LOC108319352 isoform X1 produces MTLILLCYLDSFHTLFHTLALSFSILYFGVSPSLSLSLSLSLSLSLSLSLSLSLSLLQKIERSVFLHSLMEMKENSVKEPIWEPVEPVAPTTRTKTKSVEFEELSLDKPIFEASPFVVISRALSVISAFIAMLFSLLVFAACVLIFCLDAANKWLMKTTEKLNAKGKERESHVNRGETKNFLEASFSGKDKETRNTETNNPNRHGNYKENRRLYASVITGSQTVNSVDHGYAIDNCFNNYGDGEQDYSYCEVNSSTSRDSYNNHASGLQALSGANIWTSKSEDAFNNMSIYSQTYRGAKIGNSEERKAIRRAYNNGKNGVQNYDGYTNLLGKHNE; encoded by the exons atgaCACTTATCCTTTTGTGTTACTTGGATTCCTTCCATACTCTTTTCCACACACTGGCTCTCTCTTTCTCCATTCTTTATTTTGGTGtctctccttctctctctctctctctctctctctctctctctctctctctctctctctctctctctctctctctctctctcctgcAGAAAATAGAAAGGAGCGTCTTTCTGCATAGTTTGATGGAAATGAAGGAGAATTCAGTTAAG GAACCAATTTGGGAACCTGTTGAACCTGTAGCTCCAACAACCAGGACCAAAACCAAGTCCGTGGAATTTGAAG AACTCTCCTTGGACAAGCCAATTTTTGAAGCTTCCCCATTCGTCGTCATTAGCCGAGCTCTATCTGTTATATCTGCGTTCATCGCTATGCTCTTTTCGCTTCTTGTATTCGCAGCTTGTGTCCTCATTTTTTGTCTAGATGCCGCTAACAAATGGCTAATGAAAACCACAGAGAAATTAAACGCCAAGGGTAAGGAAAGAGAGAGCCACGTGAATCGTGGCGAAACCAAAAATTTTCTGGAAGCTAGTTTCAGTGGGAAAGATAAAGAGACAAGGAACACAGAAACCAATAACCCTAACCGACATGGCAACTACAAAGAGAATCGAAGATTGTATGCTTCCGTCATTACTGGCAGCCAAACTGTCAATTCTGTTGACCATGGCTATGCAATTGATAACTGCTTTAACAACTATGGCGACGGGGAGCAAGATTACAGCTATTGTGAGGTTAACAGTTCTACAAGTAGAGATTCCTATAACAACCATGCATCGGGCCTACAAGCTCTCAGCGGTGCAAACATTTGGACTTCTAAAAGTGAAGATGCCTTTAACAACATGAGCATATACTCACAAACTTACAGGGGTGCAAAAATTGGCAATTCTGAGGAGCGCAAAGCAATTCGTCGTGCCTACAACAATGGAAAGAACGGAGTCCAAAACTACGATGGTTATACAAATTTGCTGGGGAAACATAATGAATGA
- the LOC108319352 gene encoding uncharacterized protein LOC108319352 isoform X2, with translation MEMKENSVKEPIWEPVEPVAPTTRTKTKSVEFEELSLDKPIFEASPFVVISRALSVISAFIAMLFSLLVFAACVLIFCLDAANKWLMKTTEKLNAKGKERESHVNRGETKNFLEASFSGKDKETRNTETNNPNRHGNYKENRRLYASVITGSQTVNSVDHGYAIDNCFNNYGDGEQDYSYCEVNSSTSRDSYNNHASGLQALSGANIWTSKSEDAFNNMSIYSQTYRGAKIGNSEERKAIRRAYNNGKNGVQNYDGYTNLLGKHNE, from the exons ATGGAAATGAAGGAGAATTCAGTTAAG GAACCAATTTGGGAACCTGTTGAACCTGTAGCTCCAACAACCAGGACCAAAACCAAGTCCGTGGAATTTGAAG AACTCTCCTTGGACAAGCCAATTTTTGAAGCTTCCCCATTCGTCGTCATTAGCCGAGCTCTATCTGTTATATCTGCGTTCATCGCTATGCTCTTTTCGCTTCTTGTATTCGCAGCTTGTGTCCTCATTTTTTGTCTAGATGCCGCTAACAAATGGCTAATGAAAACCACAGAGAAATTAAACGCCAAGGGTAAGGAAAGAGAGAGCCACGTGAATCGTGGCGAAACCAAAAATTTTCTGGAAGCTAGTTTCAGTGGGAAAGATAAAGAGACAAGGAACACAGAAACCAATAACCCTAACCGACATGGCAACTACAAAGAGAATCGAAGATTGTATGCTTCCGTCATTACTGGCAGCCAAACTGTCAATTCTGTTGACCATGGCTATGCAATTGATAACTGCTTTAACAACTATGGCGACGGGGAGCAAGATTACAGCTATTGTGAGGTTAACAGTTCTACAAGTAGAGATTCCTATAACAACCATGCATCGGGCCTACAAGCTCTCAGCGGTGCAAACATTTGGACTTCTAAAAGTGAAGATGCCTTTAACAACATGAGCATATACTCACAAACTTACAGGGGTGCAAAAATTGGCAATTCTGAGGAGCGCAAAGCAATTCGTCGTGCCTACAACAATGGAAAGAACGGAGTCCAAAACTACGATGGTTATACAAATTTGCTGGGGAAACATAATGAATGA